A part of Methanohalobium evestigatum Z-7303 genomic DNA contains:
- a CDS encoding NAD-dependent succinate-semialdehyde dehydrogenase — protein sequence MTTITSINPATEEINGTYELYSQNKVDKVLKKSEEAFLEWSNLKVSERAIYLSRVANVLRKRKSQLGTVITKEMGKPIKQSMGEIEKCAVTFDYFAKNAENLMQPEPVESDAKNCGIYFEPLGIILSIKPWNFPFWQAISFAAHALAGGNVILLKHSSHVPMCALEIEGVFRESGFPEGVYQTLLLDGKSTSSLIGRDEIAGVSFTGSTSAGGSIAEEAGKNIKKCVLELGGSDPFIILDDADLDKAAEAAAVSRCMNAGQTCISAKRFIVEEGIAEQFTSRFVEAMKSYTHGDPMDENTKLGPLVRDEQRSLLEEQVNDAVSKGAEVLLEGGKTEGKGFYYSPVVLTNVSKDSRVITEETFGPVAPIIIVKNDEEAVEVANNTRYGLGATIYSQDEEKAHSIGRQLNTGTVFVNSVLKPEPQLPFGGVKDSGTGRELSKFGFYEFMNKKTMKEY from the coding sequence ATGACAACAATAACATCCATTAACCCCGCAACAGAAGAGATAAATGGCACATATGAATTGTATTCACAGAATAAAGTGGATAAGGTTTTAAAAAAATCAGAAGAAGCTTTTCTGGAATGGAGCAATCTCAAAGTTTCAGAGAGAGCAATTTATCTTTCCAGAGTTGCAAATGTTTTGAGAAAACGCAAATCTCAACTTGGAACAGTTATCACAAAAGAAATGGGGAAACCAATAAAACAGTCAATGGGAGAAATTGAAAAATGTGCAGTCACTTTTGATTATTTTGCAAAAAACGCAGAAAATTTAATGCAACCTGAACCAGTAGAATCTGATGCAAAAAACTGTGGAATTTATTTTGAACCTCTTGGTATAATTTTAAGTATAAAACCTTGGAATTTCCCCTTCTGGCAAGCTATAAGTTTTGCAGCACATGCACTTGCAGGAGGTAATGTAATACTTCTTAAACATTCCAGTCATGTACCCATGTGTGCACTGGAAATAGAGGGGGTATTCAGAGAATCTGGATTCCCAGAAGGAGTTTACCAGACACTGCTTCTTGATGGGAAATCCACATCATCACTGATAGGAAGAGATGAAATAGCAGGGGTATCTTTTACAGGCAGTACATCCGCAGGTGGGAGTATAGCAGAAGAAGCCGGCAAGAACATAAAAAAATGTGTACTTGAACTTGGTGGAAGCGACCCGTTTATAATACTGGATGATGCAGACCTTGATAAAGCGGCGGAAGCTGCTGCTGTTAGCAGGTGTATGAACGCAGGACAGACCTGCATATCCGCCAAACGGTTTATTGTAGAAGAAGGTATTGCAGAGCAGTTCACATCCCGGTTTGTAGAAGCGATGAAAAGTTATACACATGGTGACCCCATGGATGAGAATACAAAACTGGGTCCACTTGTAAGGGATGAACAGCGTAGTTTACTTGAAGAACAGGTAAATGATGCAGTGTCAAAGGGTGCAGAAGTGCTACTTGAAGGTGGCAAAACCGAAGGTAAAGGTTTCTATTATTCACCGGTGGTTCTTACCAATGTATCTAAAGATTCCAGAGTAATTACAGAGGAAACTTTCGGTCCAGTGGCTCCGATTATTATCGTTAAAAATGATGAAGAAGCCGTTGAAGTTGCCAATAATACACGTTATGGGCTTGGTGCAACTATATACAGTCAAGATGAGGAAAAAGCTCACAGTATTGGCAGGCAGTTGAATACAGGGACGGTGTTTGTTAATTCAGTCCTCAAACCAGAACCACAATTACCTTTTGGAGGGGTCAAAGATAGTGGTACAGGTAGGGAATTGTCAAAGTTTGGGTTTTATGAGTTTATGAATAAAAAAACAATGAAAGAATATTAA
- a CDS encoding DUF5518 domain-containing protein, with product MGDELKGAVIGLVSTIILYLLPFIDILAPLIGGIIGGYAGAKDAWGGFKVGILMTVLMIIPGVILATLLGSILSFVPLLGAFFAGSTILLTILLVAHTAILGIFGAIVGGLLSG from the coding sequence ATGGGAGATGAATTAAAAGGAGCAGTAATAGGTCTGGTTAGCACAATTATACTGTATTTGCTACCGTTTATAGATATACTGGCACCATTAATCGGTGGTATTATCGGAGGTTATGCAGGTGCAAAGGATGCTTGGGGCGGATTTAAAGTTGGGATTTTGATGACAGTTTTGATGATTATACCCGGGGTTATACTGGCTACACTGCTTGGTTCAATACTTAGTTTTGTACCTCTGTTGGGAGCGTTTTTTGCAGGATCTACAATTCTTCTAACAATATTACTGGTGGCACATACAGCAATTCTTGGAATCTTTGGAGCAATCGTAGGAGGACTTTTATCAGGTTAA
- a CDS encoding ribose 1,5-bisphosphate isomerase, with amino-acid sequence MNQLQDTAEKIRTMEIRGAGRIASAAATAIHDYVKNLDAETIQEFDDKVQKAAKILVNTRPTAVSLPNAVWMSVKHSKTNVDDAREEIINNANRFIKQADYALENIGKIGSKRIQDGDVIMTHCNSHAALSAITTAFEQGKNISVITTESRPRKQGLLNIKHLNDYNIPTTYIVDSAVRSCMKNVDKVIVGADAISVNGALINKIGTSQLALAAHESRVNLLVAAETYKFSPSTIQGEMIEIEDRPTDEVINPDELRDLPYVEVKNPAFDVTPAEYIDLIITDAGVIPPSMAYFIIKEYLGWELGDID; translated from the coding sequence ATGAACCAATTGCAGGACACCGCAGAAAAAATTCGCACAATGGAAATACGCGGTGCTGGAAGAATCGCCAGTGCCGCAGCAACAGCCATCCATGACTATGTCAAGAATCTGGATGCAGAAACCATCCAAGAATTTGATGATAAAGTTCAAAAGGCTGCAAAAATACTGGTCAACACCCGTCCAACTGCAGTATCACTTCCCAATGCAGTCTGGATGAGTGTAAAACACAGCAAAACAAATGTCGATGATGCCAGAGAAGAAATAATAAACAATGCCAACCGTTTCATCAAGCAGGCTGATTACGCCCTTGAAAACATCGGTAAAATAGGTTCTAAACGGATACAGGATGGAGATGTGATAATGACTCACTGCAACTCCCATGCAGCTTTGTCAGCCATCACAACCGCATTTGAACAGGGCAAAAATATATCGGTAATCACTACTGAATCCAGACCCAGAAAACAGGGGCTGCTCAATATCAAACACCTTAATGACTACAATATACCTACTACCTACATCGTTGATTCTGCTGTAAGGTCATGTATGAAGAATGTGGATAAAGTGATAGTAGGAGCAGATGCTATATCTGTCAATGGAGCTCTCATTAATAAAATAGGTACTTCACAGCTTGCTCTTGCCGCCCATGAATCCCGGGTTAACTTACTGGTTGCTGCAGAAACCTACAAATTCAGCCCCAGTACAATCCAGGGTGAGATGATAGAAATAGAAGACCGTCCTACCGATGAAGTCATTAACCCTGATGAATTAAGGGATTTACCTTATGTAGAGGTCAAAAACCCTGCATTTGATGTTACTCCTGCTGAATATATAGACCTTATAATCACAGATGCAGGGGTTATTCCACCGAGTATGGCTTATTTTATAATAAAGGAATATCTGGGTTGGGAACTCGGAGATATTGATTAA
- a CDS encoding SPASM domain-containing protein, which yields MNYNDVILCVFLPKVLGNINEDDFLEVWKNS from the coding sequence ATCAATTACAATGACGTAATCCTTTGCGTATTTTTACCAAAAGTACTGGGTAACATAAATGAAGATGACTTTCTGGAAGTCTGGAAGAATTCGTAA